From the genome of Pseudoxanthomonas sp.:
CGCGATCAACCTGGTCGCCTATTCGTGGGCGCTGCCAAACCTGAAGGCCGGCGACGTCATCCTGGTCTCGCGCATGGAGCACCACGCCAACATCGTGCCGTGGCAGCTCATCGCCGAGCGCACCGGCGCGACCATCAAGGTGGCCGAAATCCTGCCCGATGGCAGCCTGGACCTGGACGCGCTGTACAAGGCCATGACCCCGCAGGTGAAGCTGCTGGCCGTGGCCCACGTGTCCAACGTGCTGGGCACGGTCAATCCGGTCCGCGAGATCTGCAAGGCCGCGCGCAAGGCCGGCATCGTCACCGTGATCGACGGCTCGCAGGCCGCGCCGCACATGAAGCTGGACGTGGCCGCAATCGGCTGCGATTTCTACGCGGTTACCGGCCACAAGATCTGCGGCCCGACCGGCACCGGCGCGCTGTGGGCGCGACGCGCACTGCTCGATGCCATGCCGCCTTTCATCGGTGGCGGCGAGATGATCAAGGAAGTCAGCTTCGAGAAGACCACCTTCAACGACGTGCCACACAAGTTCGAGGCCGGCACGCCCAATATTGCCGGTTTCGTCGGCCTGGGCGCGGCGCTGGATTATCTCGATGGCGTGGGCATGGATGCGATCCGTGCACGCGAAGCCGAGCTGCTGGCCCACCTGACCGAAGAACTGAACAAGATCGAGGGCCTGCGCATCTTCGGCACCGCGCCGGACAAGGCGGCGGTGGTGTCCTTCCTGATCGACGGCGCCCACGCCCACGACCTGGCCACGCTGCTGGACCTGGAAGGCGTGGCCGTGCGCTCGGGCCAGCATTGCGCCCATCCGTTGCTGCAGTACTTCGGCGTGGCCGCGACCCTGCGCGCCTCGCTGGCGTTCTACAACACGCATGACGAGATCGAAGGCTTCATCACCGCATTGAACAAGGCGCGCAAGCTGTTGGGCTGATCCTCCCCGCCCCCCGTAGAGCGGGGCTTGCTCCGCTGGGGCTTTTCCATGACCTGATCGGAGAGCAGCGGAGCAAGCTCCGCTCTACAGGTGTGGACTTTCCTGTGACCTGGCCGCAGCGCAGCAAGCTACGCCCTACAGGATCGGTTCCAGCCGGCTGAGCGGTCCATCGTGGCCACGTTTTACAATGCACCCATGCACACCCTGACCTTCCGCGACGCCACCGGCGCCGACATCGACGCCATCATCGAGCTGGTGACCTCCGCCTACCGTGGCGATGCCAGCCGGATCGGCTGGACCACCGAAGCCGACATCCTGGACGGCAACCGCATCGATCGCGGCGTGCTGGAGCACGACCTCACCCGCCCCGACAGCCGCGTGCTGCTGGCCGAATCGAACGGCGAACTGCTGGCCTGCGCGCACGTCGCCAAGGAAGACGGCGCCGGCTACTTCGGCATGTTCTCGGTGCGCCCCACCCTGCAGGGCGGCGGCGTGGGCAAGCAGGTCATGGCCGAAGCCGAACGCATCGCCCGCGAGGACATGGGCCTGGCCAGCATGCGCATGAGCGTGATCGACGTGCGCGAATCGCTGATCGCCTTCTACGAGCGTCGCGGCTACGTGCGCACCGGCAAGTACAAGCCCTTCCCCTATGGCGACGAGCGCTTCGGCACCCCGCTGCGCGATGACCTGCGCTTCGAGCTGCTGGAGAAGCCGCTTGTTTAGGAGCCACCTGTGAGCGAGGACTGGACCTTCGTCTGCGCCACCGGGGAGCTGCTGCCCGGCGAGATGCGCAGCACCTTCGACGAAGTCACCGGCACCCCAATCGTGGTGTTCAACCTGGACGGCGACCTGTACGCGCTGGAAGACCGCTGCAGCCACGCCGAATTCGAGCTGTCCGCGGCGGGGACCTTCGATACCGAAACCGGCAGCGTGGAATGCGTGCTGCACGGTGCCCGCTTCGACATCCGCGAGGGCGCCCCGCTGTGT
Proteins encoded in this window:
- a CDS encoding cysteine desulfurase, with amino-acid sequence MSIIQAAGATSEVSSTEALDWNRIRMDFPLLSRAVNDKPLIYFDNANTSQKPVQVIAAVDGFYRNKNANVSRAVHALGTEATDAYEASRNTLARFMGVRGDELILCSGTTFAINLVAYSWALPNLKAGDVILVSRMEHHANIVPWQLIAERTGATIKVAEILPDGSLDLDALYKAMTPQVKLLAVAHVSNVLGTVNPVREICKAARKAGIVTVIDGSQAAPHMKLDVAAIGCDFYAVTGHKICGPTGTGALWARRALLDAMPPFIGGGEMIKEVSFEKTTFNDVPHKFEAGTPNIAGFVGLGAALDYLDGVGMDAIRAREAELLAHLTEELNKIEGLRIFGTAPDKAAVVSFLIDGAHAHDLATLLDLEGVAVRSGQHCAHPLLQYFGVAATLRASLAFYNTHDEIEGFITALNKARKLLG
- a CDS encoding GNAT family N-acetyltransferase translates to MHTLTFRDATGADIDAIIELVTSAYRGDASRIGWTTEADILDGNRIDRGVLEHDLTRPDSRVLLAESNGELLACAHVAKEDGAGYFGMFSVRPTLQGGGVGKQVMAEAERIAREDMGLASMRMSVIDVRESLIAFYERRGYVRTGKYKPFPYGDERFGTPLRDDLRFELLEKPLV
- a CDS encoding non-heme iron oxygenase ferredoxin subunit, whose translation is MSEDWTFVCATGELLPGEMRSTFDEVTGTPIVVFNLDGDLYALEDRCSHAEFELSAAGTFDTETGSVECVLHGARFDIREGAPLCAPAYAPVPKFPVKIEHGGIWSRDDRD